From the genome of Deltaproteobacteria bacterium:
CCGCCGGCGGTCAGTCCGCGGGCGGATCCGGCTTCGGGGCCACGACGAGGGCGTTCGGCACGCCCCAGGCGCCCTCGATCTCCGCCTCGAACGAGCCCCAGCGCGCGTGGAGCTGGGTCGAGCCCCCGCCGTCGAGGTTGAGGGCGTCGCGGCAGCCGAAGCCGCCGGCGCCGGGCGGCGCCGCGAGCCGCTGCGCGAGCGCGGTCGCGTCGACGCGCGCCGTGGTGGCGAGCAGGGTGACGTGTTCCTCGCCGATGCAGATCACGGTGCGCTGGGCGCTCTGCGGCTTGAGCCGCGGAACGGCGCCCGCGACGACGAGACGTGGCAGCCCCTGCACGACGAGCTCGGCGCCCGCGCCGTCCCCGAGCGCTGTGCCCGGCACGATCGCGGGCCGCCCCCCCTCGAGCACGAACGCCGCCCAGCGCGCGAGCCGGCGCCCCCCGAGCGAGCGGCCGCGGTCGATCACGAGCCCCATCGTGCGCTCCGCCTCGTCGAAGAAGCTGGCGTTCGTGACGATCGCGTCACCCGCGGGCGCGAGCCCGGCCACGCGCGCGCGTCCCCCGGCCGCGGGAACGACGCGCAGCTCGACGTCGGCCGGACGGAAGCGGAAGGCGTGCCCCTCGAGCACGCCCTCGAGACGCTGGTGCTCCACACCGCGGCCGAGCGGAACCCAGGGCTCCACTTCCCCCGCGCGCGCGCGGCCCGCGACGCCCGCCGCCCAGAGCAGCACGACCCCGGCGAGCGCCCGCCCTGCGAGCCGTCGAAGCAGCCCGCCCACCCCGTGCTGCGCCACGACGCCTCCCAAACGGGCGCGACTCCTCCCCGCCCCACCCACCGCACCCTAGCGCGCCGGGGACAGTCCCGGCGATCCGGCGATTCTCCGGCAACCCGCCGCCTGGTCCTGCGTCGCTGTTCGATGGCGCGGCCAACGGCGGTGTGGTCGTTCGCACGTCTCGCGCTCGTCACGCAACCCCGGGGCACCGTGATCGCGCAACGCCAAGCGCCGGGTCGGGTGTGTCAGGCGCAGCGCAACGCCCGAACGAGAGGAGAGATCCCGGCCACTCCATCCCTTCCGGCCGCCATCCGTCGATTGGCGCTTCCCACACCGCTCGGGTATCCAACCTGGACCGCGCCGGTAGCTCAGCTGGATAGAGCACCAGGCTTCGAACCTGGGGGTCGGGGGTTCGAATCCCTCCCGGCGCGCCAGCAACATCTGTAGTTCCAAGTACTTCCGAAGTCGCGTTCTCGGTTCGTGGCTCCGTGACACCCGGTGGGTGTCCATGGGGTGCCACTGCGAATCCATCGGCTGCGAATTCGTCGCCGATTCGAGGATCTGGCGACTCTCAGGAGGTGCCTCATCGCAACCGCGCGCGACGCGATGGAGGCGGCTCGGTGGTAGCCAAGCAGGTGGCTCGAGACATCGATGGCAAGGGTGCGCGACGGGCTCGCCACGCGGCAAGCGGTGGAAACCCGCTGCGCCGCCGCGCGGGAGGGCGTGACCCGGGGATCCGCCGGGTTTCCGGAGAACGCGTCACTCGCGATCCAGGCCCAGGGGTGGGTCTTCCCAACCGGGATCATGACGCACGTGCTGTTGGTGGCGGGTTTACGCAATCCCACGGTGCGGCGGCGCTACGAAGCCGCGCGCGATCTCCTGGCGGATCACGACGGGCTGGACCTGCACGATCGCCTGCTGGAGCTGCTGGGAAGCGAGTGATGGACGACCGGCGTGGCGAATCGCCACCTCGATGCTCTCACGAGGCTCTACGATGCGGCGATTCCGGTCGACGCTCCAACGACCCGTTTCGCCTCGAATGTTTCAGCGATCGTGCGGCTGATTTCCATCGACGGCAGCAACGACATGATCCGGCGCGGGTTCCATCGCGAAGCGGCGTTCTGGCTCGTCGTGGCGGGATCGCGGGGGCTCCAGGAACTGGCGCACGGATCAGGATCGACGGTGGCGCAGCCCGGCGAGCGTGCCGGCGGCGGCGAGCGACCCGAGCAGCGTGTCGGGCTCGGGAAGATCCGTCACCGACACCTCCCAGGTCAACGTGTTCAGGTCCGCCATCGCGCCCGACGAGGCGGCCGAGCAATCGAGGGATCCGGACTCGGCCGGATCGAGCGTGCGCTCGACCTGGAACGTGTAGGTGCCGGCGTCGAGTGGCGTCGCTCGCGTGTCACCCGCGAGCACGACGCCGTTGTACTGGCAGGCGACGAGCTCGGCCGCGCTGAGCGCACGCGTCGTCGAGACGAAGCCCGTGATCCAGAACGTGGTCGGCACCGCCACCTGG
Proteins encoded in this window:
- a CDS encoding phosphodiester glycosidase family protein, with translation MAQHGVGGLLRRLAGRALAGVVLLWAAGVAGRARAGEVEPWVPLGRGVEHQRLEGVLEGHAFRFRPADVELRVVPAAGGRARVAGLAPAGDAIVTNASFFDEAERTMGLVIDRGRSLGGRRLARWAAFVLEGGRPAIVPGTALGDGAGAELVVQGLPRLVVAGAVPRLKPQSAQRTVICIGEEHVTLLATTARVDATALAQRLAAPPGAGGFGCRDALNLDGGGSTQLHARWGSFEAEIEGAWGVPNALVVAPKPDPPAD